One part of the Chryseobacterium sp. 7 genome encodes these proteins:
- the rfbD gene encoding dTDP-4-dehydrorhamnose reductase, which yields MKKIAVIGSNGQLGNCIRKIAPDFENQYEFLFTDSSTLDITNEDLVNDFFYDNKPDYCINASAYTAVDLAETEKEKAFAVNAEGVAHLAQACADYNATLIHVSTDYVFDGTTNLPYSEDDFTNPIGVYGESKRKGEELALEINPKTIILRTSWLYSEFNKNFVKTMLNLFSQKKELGIVADQFGQPTNANDLVEAIMNIIEAPQKTYGIFHFSNYPETTWFEFAKKIAEFSKSSVKLNPLTTEQYPTPAKRPVRSTMSLDKIEEAYKIEPKHWENSLEECVDILSQQ from the coding sequence ATGAAAAAAATAGCAGTAATAGGAAGCAACGGACAATTGGGAAACTGCATCAGAAAAATAGCTCCTGACTTTGAAAATCAATATGAGTTCCTGTTTACAGACTCATCTACCTTAGATATTACCAATGAAGATCTGGTGAACGATTTCTTTTATGATAATAAACCTGATTACTGCATCAATGCTTCAGCATACACCGCAGTAGATCTGGCAGAAACTGAAAAAGAGAAAGCTTTTGCAGTTAATGCAGAAGGTGTAGCTCACCTTGCTCAAGCCTGTGCAGATTACAATGCTACCCTGATTCATGTTTCAACAGACTATGTTTTTGACGGAACTACAAACCTTCCTTATTCAGAAGATGATTTTACCAACCCGATAGGAGTATATGGAGAATCAAAAAGAAAAGGAGAAGAGCTGGCACTGGAAATTAATCCTAAAACAATTATCCTGAGAACCTCATGGCTATATTCTGAGTTTAATAAAAACTTTGTGAAAACAATGCTGAATCTGTTCTCGCAGAAAAAAGAATTAGGAATTGTTGCCGATCAGTTCGGGCAGCCAACCAATGCAAATGATTTGGTAGAAGCTATCATGAACATCATTGAAGCCCCGCAGAAAACCTACGGGATTTTCCACTTCTCAAATTATCCGGAAACAACCTGGTTCGAATTTGCTAAAAAAATTGCTGAATTTTCAAAATCATCAGTAAAATTAAATCCATTAACTACAGAACAGTATCCAACTCCAGCCAAAAGACCTGTGAGAAGTACAATGTCTCTGGATAAAATAGAAGAAGCTTATAAAATAGAACCTAAACATTGGGAAAATAGCCTGGAAGAATGCGTTGATATACTTTCACAACAATAA
- a CDS encoding acyl-CoA thioesterase — translation MEKEVSTTVKVRFSDCDPIGHLNNVKYLDYMFNAREDHVETFYGFTYEEYTKKTGCTWIAIQNEIAYLKEVRYNTQVVISSKTIEVQDRTAKVEILMKSLDEKTIHAVLWVTVIYFNVKTRKSEVHPEDVKEIFDKFYVDLIQKDFQSRVKFLRSQNARNS, via the coding sequence ATGGAAAAAGAAGTATCAACTACGGTAAAAGTTAGGTTTAGTGACTGCGATCCAATCGGACATTTGAATAATGTAAAATATCTTGATTATATGTTCAATGCCAGAGAAGATCATGTAGAAACATTCTATGGATTTACCTATGAAGAATATACCAAGAAAACCGGCTGTACATGGATTGCCATTCAAAATGAAATAGCTTACCTGAAAGAAGTAAGATATAACACTCAGGTCGTAATCAGCAGCAAAACCATCGAAGTTCAGGACAGAACAGCAAAAGTTGAAATCCTGATGAAAAGCCTAGACGAAAAAACAATTCATGCCGTACTTTGGGTAACCGTTATTTATTTCAACGTTAAAACAAGAAAATCAGAAGTGCATCCTGAAGATGTCAAAGAAATTTTCGATAAGTTTTATGTAGATTTGATCCAGAAGGATTTCCAGTCAAGAGTAAAGTTTTTAAGAAGTCAAAATGCCAGGAACTCTTAA
- a CDS encoding OmpH family outer membrane protein: protein MMVVSVGMAKAQKIATLDVMGVLNAMPEKKKADADLKTFLDTKQAEIKKKADAAQTKYQQYQTEAPKKTADENAAREAEMKKLAEEIQQMQDKAQKDLQAKQDVAFGPVEKKLNDAVEKVAKANGYDYIMDANSTAFLYKAGPDATAAVKKELGVQ from the coding sequence ATGATGGTTGTATCTGTAGGTATGGCAAAAGCTCAAAAAATTGCTACTTTAGATGTAATGGGAGTTCTTAACGCTATGCCGGAGAAAAAGAAAGCAGATGCTGATCTAAAAACATTCTTAGATACTAAACAAGCTGAGATTAAGAAAAAAGCAGACGCAGCTCAAACTAAATATCAGCAATACCAAACAGAAGCTCCGAAAAAAACAGCTGACGAAAACGCAGCAAGAGAAGCGGAAATGAAAAAATTAGCTGAAGAAATCCAGCAAATGCAGGACAAAGCTCAAAAAGATCTACAGGCTAAGCAAGACGTAGCTTTCGGACCAGTTGAGAAAAAACTGAACGACGCAGTAGAAAAAGTAGCTAAAGCTAACGGATATGACTATATTATGGATGCTAACTCAACTGCATTCCTTTATAAAGCAGGACCAGATGCTACTGCAGCTGTGAAAAAAGAACTAGGAGTTCAATAA
- a CDS encoding OmpH family outer membrane protein, producing MKHFKITFTFALLLLFGFSNAQKIGVVDTNEILNKLPQYKEAEARLNSQIDTWESELQNLQSEYERKKAAFESEKVLLIGDQLKLREKEVVDLDKNIKTTTSLRFGANGEITKLRTNLVLPFQDQIWGAIKTMSEKNGLGIVLDKSNNISVIFLQSKYDYTEKVLSILLKGTDKKEKTTSKGKK from the coding sequence ATGAAGCACTTTAAAATAACTTTCACATTCGCATTACTTTTGCTTTTTGGATTCAGCAATGCCCAGAAAATAGGAGTTGTGGATACTAATGAAATTTTAAATAAATTACCTCAGTATAAAGAAGCAGAAGCAAGACTGAATTCTCAGATTGATACCTGGGAATCTGAACTGCAGAACCTTCAGTCTGAATATGAAAGAAAAAAAGCGGCTTTCGAAAGTGAAAAAGTATTATTGATAGGAGATCAGCTTAAATTAAGAGAAAAAGAAGTTGTAGACCTTGATAAAAATATTAAAACAACCACTAGCTTACGTTTTGGAGCTAACGGTGAAATTACCAAACTGAGAACAAATCTAGTTTTACCTTTTCAGGATCAGATCTGGGGAGCCATCAAAACAATGTCCGAAAAAAATGGATTGGGCATAGTTCTTGATAAAAGCAATAACATTAGTGTTATTTTTCTTCAATCAAAATATGATTACACCGAAAAAGTATTGTCTATTCTGTTAAAAGGAACAGACAAGAAAGAAAAAACAACTAGCAAAGGCAAAAAATAA
- the bamA gene encoding outer membrane protein assembly factor BamA, with product MKFRLLPIIMFAASAHFYGQVTPQDSTKVNNAVHAENEAGTYTLKDIVVDGVKKYTPAQILRFTGLTKGESVDIPGQKISNAVKKLWDTQSFSEVEVYVQSIEGQTIVLKFYLQDLKELGEVKFAGKGIGKSKSEKLAKDNNLKPGTKITQNLVSSLKTNVPKDYIKKGFADAKITIQDKVNAGDPALVDWTINVDKGKRIKIDHIEFEGNQNVTDSKLRNKAFKETKQKRFGIGGILKSSKFIEDKYQEDKQSLISYYNSLGYRDAKIVSDSVWRNKRNNYEINVKLNEGKKYYIGDVTFTGNTVYSTEYLQRLLGYKKGDIYDAVGFNKKVGEDGGKEDDSDIKSVYMNNGYLFSNVTPVEKSVSGDAVNLEVRINEGEQATWNKVTWQGNTTTHDHVILRALRTKPGELFKKTEIKRTYFDLAGMSFFDPQQIGQDIQPNQVDNTVDVNWKLVEKGSSQVQLQAGYGGNSFIGTLGLTFNNFSLKNFLKFKDFKPVPQGDGQTFSIQVQAGQYFQNYGVSFTEPWLFGTKPTALSVSLNNSRVRYTDQYGAAQKLNIFSASVGLNRLLNWPDDYFSLYTGLQFQKYDFNNYPFQFGNTTESYGTANNFSVNLGLSRNSAGIDPIFPTQGSNIELSAKLTPPYSLFKKKDYSTMSAIDKYKWMEFYKIKFKADVYNEIIGKLVLRSSAEMGFMDGYNGQLGAPPFERFYMGGTGLFGGRYDGRELIPLRGYENASTEGGQPDDITQTGGGTIYNRFTLELRYPISMSQTAKIYALTFAEGGNVWNSWSSYSPFQLKRSVGIGVRVYMGAFGLIGFDFALGLDKTLSGDKSGWKNHFLMNQTL from the coding sequence ATGAAGTTTAGACTATTACCCATCATTATGTTTGCTGCTTCTGCACATTTTTATGGACAAGTAACTCCACAAGACAGCACAAAAGTAAATAATGCTGTACATGCAGAAAATGAGGCAGGAACTTATACACTTAAAGACATCGTTGTAGATGGGGTAAAAAAATATACACCAGCTCAGATTTTAAGGTTTACAGGTCTTACAAAAGGAGAAAGTGTAGACATTCCGGGACAGAAAATCAGCAATGCTGTAAAAAAACTTTGGGATACCCAATCTTTTTCTGAAGTGGAAGTTTACGTTCAAAGCATTGAAGGACAGACAATCGTTCTGAAGTTTTACCTACAGGATCTGAAGGAACTTGGAGAAGTAAAATTTGCCGGAAAAGGAATTGGTAAATCTAAAAGCGAAAAGCTGGCAAAGGATAACAACCTTAAACCGGGAACTAAAATTACACAGAACCTTGTTTCAAGCCTTAAAACTAATGTCCCTAAAGATTACATTAAAAAAGGTTTTGCTGATGCTAAGATTACAATTCAGGATAAAGTAAATGCAGGAGACCCTGCTTTGGTAGACTGGACGATTAATGTAGACAAGGGTAAAAGAATTAAAATTGATCATATTGAATTTGAAGGAAACCAAAATGTAACCGACAGCAAGCTTAGAAATAAAGCTTTCAAAGAAACAAAACAAAAACGTTTCGGTATTGGTGGTATTTTGAAATCCTCAAAATTCATTGAAGATAAATATCAGGAAGATAAGCAAAGCCTTATCAGTTATTATAACTCCCTGGGATATAGAGACGCGAAAATTGTTTCAGATTCTGTGTGGAGAAATAAAAGAAATAACTACGAAATCAATGTAAAGCTTAACGAGGGTAAGAAATATTACATCGGGGACGTTACGTTCACGGGGAATACCGTATACTCTACAGAATATTTACAGAGATTATTAGGATATAAGAAAGGAGATATTTACGATGCAGTAGGATTCAACAAAAAAGTTGGAGAAGACGGAGGTAAAGAAGATGACTCAGATATCAAATCTGTTTACATGAACAATGGTTACCTTTTCTCCAATGTTACACCGGTTGAAAAATCAGTATCCGGAGATGCAGTAAACCTTGAAGTGAGAATTAATGAAGGAGAGCAGGCTACATGGAACAAAGTAACATGGCAGGGGAATACTACAACCCATGACCACGTTATTCTTAGAGCATTGAGAACAAAACCGGGAGAACTTTTCAAGAAAACGGAAATTAAAAGAACTTACTTCGATTTAGCAGGGATGTCATTCTTTGACCCTCAGCAGATCGGTCAGGATATCCAGCCTAATCAGGTAGACAATACCGTAGATGTTAACTGGAAGCTTGTAGAAAAAGGATCTTCTCAGGTACAGTTGCAGGCAGGTTACGGTGGTAATAGCTTCATCGGTACATTAGGATTAACGTTTAATAACTTCTCATTAAAGAATTTCCTTAAGTTTAAAGACTTCAAACCGGTACCTCAGGGAGACGGGCAGACCTTCTCTATTCAGGTGCAGGCAGGACAGTACTTCCAGAACTACGGAGTATCATTTACAGAGCCTTGGTTATTTGGTACCAAACCAACTGCCCTTTCTGTAAGTTTAAATAACTCCAGAGTAAGATATACAGACCAATACGGAGCAGCTCAGAAGCTTAATATCTTCTCCGCTTCAGTAGGGTTAAACAGACTGTTAAACTGGCCGGATGATTATTTCTCACTTTACACTGGATTACAGTTCCAGAAGTATGACTTCAATAACTATCCTTTCCAGTTTGGAAATACTACAGAGAGCTATGGTACAGCTAATAACTTCAGCGTAAATTTAGGATTGAGCAGAAACTCAGCAGGTATTGACCCAATTTTCCCAACACAAGGGTCCAATATTGAACTTTCGGCAAAACTGACTCCTCCATACTCTTTGTTTAAAAAGAAAGATTACTCTACAATGTCAGCTATTGACAAGTATAAGTGGATGGAATTCTATAAGATCAAGTTTAAAGCAGATGTTTATAATGAAATCATTGGAAAACTTGTCTTAAGATCTTCTGCAGAAATGGGATTCATGGATGGATATAACGGCCAGTTAGGAGCTCCGCCATTTGAAAGATTCTACATGGGAGGTACAGGTCTTTTCGGAGGTAGATATGACGGTAGAGAACTAATTCCTTTAAGAGGGTATGAAAATGCAAGTACGGAAGGAGGGCAGCCGGATGATATTACTCAGACAGGAGGAGGTACAATCTATAACAGATTTACTTTAGAATTAAGATACCCGATCTCAATGAGCCAGACTGCAAAAATCTACGCATTGACTTTTGCTGAAGGAGGTAACGTATGGAACTCATGGAGTTCTTACAGCCCATTCCAGTTGAAAAGATCTGTAGGTATAGGAGTAAGAGTATACATGGGAGCATTTGGATTGATCGGATTTGACTTTGCACTAGGTCTTGATAAGACGCTATCAGGAGATAAGTCTGGATGGAAAAACCACTTCTTGATGAACCAAACATTATAA
- a CDS encoding isoprenyl transferase — protein sequence MSLIKDKINSENLPKHVAIIMDGNGRWAKSRGEERTFGHKNAINAVRNAINACNEINIPYLTLYTFSSENWSRPTEEVNTLMNLLVETLLLEAEEIFSKGLRMHVIGNLEKLPTLVKEQLERVVELTKENTKGNLVLAISYGSQNEILEAVKNISSDVKEGKVEIENINESLFENYLYTKDFPPVDLLIRTSGEIRISNFLLWQIAYAELQFLNVLWPDFTKDIFFQCIVDYQNKERRYGLTGEQVKGQ from the coding sequence ATGTCGTTGATTAAAGATAAAATAAATTCTGAGAATTTACCAAAACACGTAGCCATTATTATGGATGGTAATGGAAGATGGGCTAAATCTCGTGGCGAAGAAAGAACTTTCGGTCACAAAAATGCCATTAATGCAGTAAGAAATGCTATTAATGCGTGTAATGAGATTAATATCCCTTATTTAACCCTTTATACATTCTCTTCGGAAAATTGGAGCCGTCCGACTGAAGAAGTGAATACCCTTATGAACCTGTTGGTAGAAACCTTACTGCTGGAAGCAGAAGAGATCTTCAGCAAAGGATTAAGAATGCATGTAATAGGGAACCTTGAAAAACTGCCCACTTTAGTAAAAGAGCAGTTGGAACGTGTGGTAGAACTTACAAAAGAAAACACAAAAGGAAACCTTGTATTGGCGATAAGCTATGGCTCACAAAATGAAATACTGGAAGCCGTTAAAAATATAAGTTCTGATGTAAAAGAAGGAAAAGTAGAAATAGAGAATATTAACGAAAGTTTATTTGAAAACTATCTTTATACAAAAGATTTTCCTCCTGTAGATTTACTGATCAGAACCAGCGGTGAAATCAGAATAAGCAACTTCCTGCTTTGGCAGATTGCTTATGCTGAATTACAGTTTTTAAATGTTCTATGGCCGGATTTTACCAAAGATATTTTCTTCCAATGTATTGTTGATTATCAAAATAAGGAAAGAAGATACGGTTTAACCGGAGAGCAAGTAAAAGGCCAATAA
- a CDS encoding DUF6089 family protein, whose translation MNKKLLFSFLAFLGVVSVKAQRNELGVRLGMSNLVGDVGRTNYILQKPLDLSRTSDWGIPFYGGILYRFNFNPHQTVRLDLGYNQIQFSDKAAKEDYRRNRNSYGKNNVYEASLMFEYNFFPVNNEQISMLSPYIFGGIGALMFDAPKATLMNDFRRDADGVAQAPINELDFVTTTDYSLGKKVTMHIPFGVGLKYKFNHSWAIFAEATFRYTLTDQLDHSKILSKDVKTSFNADILDPATGGSLLQSGNYYAVSKEREAEFIKKRNIGDGRSNDWMNTFSLGLTYSFGRPPCYCE comes from the coding sequence ATGAATAAAAAATTATTGTTTAGCTTCCTTGCCTTCCTTGGAGTGGTAAGTGTTAAAGCACAAAGAAACGAATTGGGAGTTCGTCTAGGTATGAGTAACCTAGTGGGAGATGTAGGAAGGACAAATTATATTTTACAAAAGCCGTTGGATTTAAGCAGAACGTCAGATTGGGGCATCCCATTTTATGGTGGTATATTATACAGATTTAATTTTAACCCGCATCAGACTGTTAGATTGGATTTAGGATATAACCAGATTCAGTTTAGTGACAAAGCGGCAAAAGAAGATTATAGAAGAAATAGAAATTCATACGGAAAAAATAACGTATACGAAGCGAGTTTAATGTTTGAATATAACTTTTTCCCGGTAAATAATGAGCAGATCAGCATGCTGAGCCCTTACATCTTCGGAGGTATTGGTGCTTTGATGTTTGATGCTCCTAAAGCTACTCTTATGAATGATTTCAGAAGAGATGCAGATGGTGTGGCGCAGGCTCCAATCAATGAATTGGATTTTGTAACTACTACAGATTATTCATTAGGAAAAAAAGTAACTATGCACATTCCTTTTGGGGTAGGTTTGAAGTATAAATTCAACCACTCATGGGCTATTTTTGCAGAAGCTACATTCAGATATACATTGACGGATCAGTTGGATCACAGCAAGATCCTTTCCAAAGATGTAAAAACTTCTTTTAATGCTGATATTTTGGATCCTGCTACAGGTGGTTCATTATTACAGTCAGGAAATTATTATGCGGTTTCTAAAGAAAGAGAAGCAGAGTTTATTAAAAAGAGAAATATTGGAGATGGAAGATCTAATGACTGGATGAATACGTTCAGTTTAGGTCTTACATATTCGTTCGGAAGACCTCCATGTTATTGTGAATAA
- a CDS encoding exopolysaccharide transport family protein, translating into MIPGKDTQTEKNDAQKEKFGSFALFDIEHFLRRILRNWYWFVLMLFIGYAISWVYRKYYAQNIYSSNLSLSISNNTSSYFTPTQSINFIWGQGGNQDGIYLKKMLLSRSHNEFLVKELNLFVNYSTKGAIKSTYLDKDDSPVSLEIDKKHLQQINYPITLLPKGNGTYEVVLPEEGQSNSLYSYETEGFQSINTYARPANKIIKVNEWYTSPNLRFKLVQNPGEAKISLDNIIVNLNSVNQTVNEIVSTIGVEFDKEIGTIMIISKSGYNLNSTVNFLNKSVNELQKKRLEDKNIVNKNTETYLQGNLDNIRKKLDSSAAVLNYLKTSEKLYNIKDSDERSLSKIKDLESKKADILSKLGSLNNIRNTIQSQNFDKMIATNAAGFEDGFFTATVSELKALYAKRQEMATIYKANSEPMKEINRLISEAKLGSTNSLKNYYTKYYEEINKIDHEIANADSDLASFPEKERKYLDAERGYNMIESTYNSLLSRQNETQMNVATNKSDITVIDPAKNLGQGPIGPNVKLTKMLIISGLLLLPFLFILIGEVLDSKIRNIKELLSATKIPLLGVIGNNNNENMLTVLEQPKSSVSEAFRGVRANMRFLMDNDETKKGKVILITSSIGGEGKTYVSINLASVIGLSDKKTILLGMDLRKPKIFGDFKIDNKYGISNYLTGEVNIDQILNKTKIPNLDVATSGPIPPNPSELLMSQRNIKFIEELKEKYDFIIIDSPPVGLVADSYELMKHSDANIYVVRHEYTEKYMLKMITEKYHNNEIDNLGLVYNDYNTKQGYGYGYGYGYGYGYGYGYFDEDKNYKEPLLIRIRNKVQVLFNKK; encoded by the coding sequence ATGATCCCCGGAAAAGACACGCAAACAGAAAAAAATGATGCACAGAAAGAGAAGTTCGGCTCTTTTGCATTGTTTGATATAGAGCATTTTTTAAGAAGAATCCTTAGAAACTGGTATTGGTTTGTTCTGATGTTATTTATTGGGTACGCTATTTCCTGGGTGTACCGTAAATACTATGCGCAGAACATATATTCTTCAAATTTATCTTTAAGTATATCCAATAATACTTCTAGCTATTTTACTCCTACCCAATCTATCAACTTTATCTGGGGACAAGGAGGAAATCAGGATGGAATATATCTGAAGAAAATGCTTCTTTCAAGATCGCATAATGAATTTTTGGTGAAAGAGCTCAATCTTTTTGTCAATTACTCTACAAAAGGGGCAATCAAATCTACCTATCTGGATAAAGATGATTCCCCTGTTTCTCTTGAGATTGATAAAAAACATCTTCAGCAGATCAATTATCCAATCACATTATTACCAAAAGGAAACGGAACTTATGAAGTAGTATTGCCGGAAGAAGGGCAGTCTAATAGCTTGTATAGCTATGAAACGGAAGGTTTTCAGAGTATCAATACCTATGCAAGACCGGCTAATAAAATTATTAAGGTTAATGAGTGGTATACCTCTCCAAACCTGAGATTTAAATTGGTGCAAAATCCTGGTGAAGCTAAAATCTCACTGGATAATATTATTGTTAATTTAAATTCTGTCAACCAAACTGTCAACGAAATTGTTTCTACCATAGGGGTGGAATTTGATAAAGAGATTGGTACCATTATGATCATTAGCAAAAGTGGTTATAACCTTAACAGTACGGTAAACTTCCTGAACAAGTCTGTAAATGAATTACAGAAAAAAAGACTTGAAGATAAAAATATCGTTAATAAAAATACGGAAACCTATTTACAGGGGAATCTGGATAATATTCGTAAGAAGCTTGATTCCAGCGCAGCTGTTTTGAACTACTTAAAAACATCCGAAAAGCTTTATAATATTAAAGACAGTGATGAAAGATCTTTAAGTAAAATAAAAGATCTTGAAAGTAAAAAAGCTGACATCTTAAGCAAGCTAGGCTCACTGAATAATATCAGAAATACAATCCAGTCGCAGAATTTTGACAAAATGATTGCCACAAATGCTGCCGGTTTTGAAGACGGTTTCTTTACTGCTACAGTAAGTGAACTTAAAGCTTTATATGCTAAAAGACAGGAGATGGCTACCATCTATAAGGCTAACTCTGAACCTATGAAGGAGATCAACAGACTTATTAGTGAAGCAAAACTGGGTTCCACTAACAGCCTGAAGAATTATTATACAAAATACTATGAAGAGATCAATAAAATTGATCATGAAATAGCCAATGCAGATTCAGATTTAGCGAGTTTCCCTGAAAAAGAAAGAAAATATCTGGATGCAGAAAGAGGGTATAACATGATTGAATCTACATATAACAGCTTATTATCAAGACAAAATGAAACACAGATGAATGTGGCAACCAATAAGTCTGATATAACCGTTATTGACCCTGCAAAGAATTTGGGACAAGGGCCAATTGGTCCTAATGTGAAGTTGACAAAAATGCTGATTATCTCAGGATTATTGCTGCTGCCGTTTTTGTTTATCCTGATTGGTGAAGTGCTTGATAGTAAAATAAGAAATATCAAAGAATTACTGAGTGCTACGAAAATTCCACTTCTTGGAGTTATCGGAAACAATAACAATGAAAATATGCTTACCGTTTTAGAACAGCCAAAATCATCCGTATCAGAAGCCTTTAGAGGGGTAAGAGCCAATATGAGATTTTTGATGGATAATGATGAAACTAAAAAAGGAAAAGTTATCCTGATCACATCATCCATCGGAGGAGAAGGGAAAACGTATGTTTCCATCAATTTGGCCTCTGTAATAGGATTAAGTGATAAAAAAACAATCTTATTGGGGATGGACCTTAGAAAACCAAAAATCTTTGGAGATTTTAAGATTGATAATAAATATGGTATTTCAAATTATCTGACAGGAGAAGTGAATATTGATCAGATCCTCAACAAAACAAAGATCCCGAATCTGGATGTTGCTACTTCAGGACCTATCCCGCCAAACCCATCTGAGCTTTTAATGAGCCAGAGAAATATCAAATTTATAGAAGAACTGAAAGAAAAATACGATTTCATTATTATAGATTCACCACCAGTAGGTCTTGTGGCAGATTCATATGAACTTATGAAACATTCTGATGCCAACATCTATGTTGTACGTCATGAATACACAGAAAAGTACATGCTGAAAATGATTACGGAAAAGTATCATAATAACGAAATTGATAATCTTGGACTTGTTTATAACGATTATAATACAAAACAAGGCTATGGTTATGGTTACGGCTACGGCTACGGCTATGGCTACGGCTATGGATATTTTGATGAAGATAAAAATTATAAAGAACCTTTATTAATAAGGATCAGAAATAAAGTACAGGTATTATTTAATAAAAAATAA
- a CDS encoding polysaccharide biosynthesis/export family protein: MMKNFKYLFLIFPFLFTSCITTKDVRYLQPSESLVINEEGLVPYNIPVYRITKNDILNLNIVTTPKGDAAQFYSSYNTSGGAGTGSVTSTAASGGGGGTSGARGGNMNFYFNGLKVDSNGDINVFGIGYIKAEGRTLDEITKELQEKVNENFQEGKSEVRLNTDGITYYILGDVETTGLSGEKVAHKNTLTITEALAINGGLNRTIDKKEVVIHRKLPEGVKIAKIDLTREDLMNSPFYYVQNGDEIYLNTRAKSLNGFGKDPIQTLTTGVSVITTALSIYLLLKNL, translated from the coding sequence ATGATGAAGAATTTTAAATATTTATTTTTAATATTCCCTTTTTTATTTACCTCGTGTATCACCACAAAGGATGTAAGATATTTGCAGCCTAGCGAGAGTCTGGTTATTAATGAAGAAGGACTTGTTCCATATAACATCCCGGTTTATAGGATTACTAAGAATGATATCCTCAATCTAAATATTGTGACAACTCCCAAAGGAGATGCAGCACAATTTTACTCTTCCTACAATACTTCAGGTGGAGCGGGCACTGGTAGCGTAACCAGCACTGCGGCATCGGGAGGAGGAGGAGGTACTTCCGGAGCTAGAGGAGGAAATATGAATTTTTATTTTAACGGCCTGAAAGTTGATTCCAATGGTGACATTAATGTTTTCGGAATAGGATATATAAAAGCAGAAGGAAGAACACTTGATGAAATTACGAAAGAATTACAGGAAAAAGTAAATGAAAATTTTCAGGAAGGAAAATCTGAAGTACGCTTAAATACAGACGGTATTACCTATTATATTCTTGGAGATGTAGAAACTACAGGGCTTTCGGGAGAAAAAGTTGCCCACAAAAATACACTTACCATTACTGAAGCTCTGGCTATTAATGGGGGACTGAACAGAACTATTGACAAAAAAGAAGTTGTTATTCACAGAAAACTTCCTGAAGGAGTAAAAATTGCCAAAATAGATCTTACCCGTGAAGATCTTATGAATTCTCCTTTTTATTACGTACAGAATGGAGATGAGATCTACCTGAATACAAGAGCGAAAAGCTTAAACGGATTCGGAAAAGATCCTATTCAGACTCTTACTACAGGAGTTTCGGTAATTACTACCGCGTTGTCTATTTATTTACTTCTAAAAAATCTTTAA